In the Gorilla gorilla gorilla isolate KB3781 chromosome 1, NHGRI_mGorGor1-v2.1_pri, whole genome shotgun sequence genome, AAGTAGTATTGCAAACCCAGGTTTGTCTGAATACAGAACCCAGGGGCTCTACATTATACCATACAGCTTCTCTGTTGGTAATTAGAATAGAGCCATTTCAGAAATACAGGTGCCGTCAAACTCTAAGAGGATTTAAAACAGTATTGAAAATGTCTTTTCCTCATTGTGTTCTCTCtcatgtattttattatcttatatGAATAGCCTTTAACTGGCCATGATATAAAAATCTCCACCCTTCCTTCACAAACTAGCTTTTCCTTTGcgttcttaattttttatttaatagccATCGTCTACTACCACTTAATTGCTCAAATTATAAATCTAGGAGTTGTCTACTCTTTTCCCAATTCCTTCACCCACATCCAGTTAATCTCCTAGTTCTTAAAATATTACCTCCTCTGACATATATTTCCTTATCCTAGAACTTTCTCACCATCCACTGCCTCTTTTACTCTGCCTGATTAACTCTTGACTCCTCAAAACTCAGCACAGGGGTGTTGATGTCGTCTCTGGTCCAGGCTGAATTCATCAAGGCTATGTGACTGATACTGTGGGCTTCCTTCTATTATATCCCTTAACACATGGTAGTATATGGATATCAGTTTTCCCTACTGGAGTATAATCTTTCTAAATACCAGGCTCATAACCTTCATGATGATAACCTTGATGAATAGCataataataacttttattttcttagacacaggttctcactcttgtcacccaggctggagtgcagtggtataatcttggcttactgcagcctccacctcccggaggaggatcctcccacctcagcttcctgagcagctgagactacaggtgcacaccaccatgctcagctaatttttgtattttttgtagagacagggttttgccgtgttggcgaggctggtctcaaactcctgggctcaagcgatcctcctgcctcagcctcccaaagtgctgggattacagccctgagccaccacacctagccataactttttaatgttttttgaatgaatgatatatttaattcagatttgaaaatatttgttaaatgcttaCTTTGTACCAGCCACATTTCACTTGACCTGGGAAATTAAAGAGTAAGTGGGTTAGTCTCTGTTTTTAAGGCATTTATAGTATAACAATGGAGACAAGACCAATGtgaaatacaaatagaaatcaaAGGACTATAACTATTGTGAAAATGTAAAAGATCATGGGGAAGTATGTTATCACTTGCTTTGTAAACCAAACTATCTCCATATTAAAGTAAATAAGcagatcattttctttcttctacaaaaattgtgttcTGGGTAGGGAAACATCCTGAAACACAAAAACAATCATGAGATTTTACATCATTGAGTGAAGGTTACACAGTAGCTGGATTCAGAGTGTTACACCAGCAGATAATTAATGTGTGAAGGACAAAGCAGCAATAACTCACTAATCGTgtagcagaaaaattaaaatatttgcggTTTCCATTATCAATAGTGATTTATTACATGTGTGCCATGTTGTTGAGGGAATACTTGTAGGTTTATGATACTCTAGTAAGAATCTAGAATTTTATTGGTTCTGTCCCAATTAATCTGCCTATATCCATGGAATCTTATCCTTAAAGGgttatgttttttttcctttgagacagatcTCTATTGctaaggctgaagtgcagtggtgcaatcacagttcactgcaccttaacctcctgggctcaaggaaatctcccaccgcagcctcccaagtggctgggaccacaggcacatggcaccataaccagcttatttttaaatttttttgtaaagacaagggctcactctgttgcctagcctggtctcaaactcccaggctcaggggatccttccaccttggcctcccaaagtgttgagattacaggcatgaaccaccagtcCTGGTCTTTAAAGAGATTCTGGgaccataattattttattagctttttgttttcattttaaaagtatatataatgtCTACGGCTATACCACCCTGAATGCGCCCGATCTCGTCTaagagtatatatagtatacatatattaatatccaTAATAGCTATAATCTGATCGTGTATAGGAGCCTTAGTACATTTTATTCATTCCCTTCCTGCTATAGCACCCTACTTTAAGCCATTAATTATCATCACTTGCATATGacaaaaaaaaactggctgggaATTTCAAAATTGATCCTTGATGAACAGtagctttgcttttgtttgtaGTTAAATGGAGGGCTCTACAGTCACTGCTTTATATCTCCTCCTCAAGTAGCTGGATATGCTTTATAGGATTTATACTCAAACTGTTcgtttatttagcaaatatttattgaatggccACTCTGCCCCATGCACCACTATAGGTACTGGACTTACAAAAGTGAACAAAATAGGCAAGGTCACTGCATTCATTGAGCTTACCTTCTAGTGGGGAGAGGCAGAAAATAAGcatgtaaataagtaaataggtaCAATTACTATTACTTTATATTTGCTTACAtgctataaataaaatagagtaatGGGGTAAAGCATGCTGTTTCACAGCTATAAGGTTAATACAGTGCATTCAACATACATTCGAACATATGTTCCATAAGGGCTGGGATTATCGTCTGTTTTGTTCAGTGTTATTTCCTCAGTACCTAAAACAGTACATAGTAGGTTCTcattatttgctgaataaattgaTTAGTTGTGTATTTGTGCCATTGTTCTTAAATAGGATGAATACCTTTAACTCTCTACTTAGGGGATTAGGAGTTGCAACAAGATGTCTTAGAGATTTAGGGGTTCTTTCAGATCTGTTTGGGCAGAAGAGAATTCTGCATGCCCAACTTTGTTGAGCTTCAGTCTTATATCCTCCAGTGGAATAATGTGTGGGAAGCACAGAACTCTGGGATGCTGTGAAAAATCTTGAAGTTTGTGTGTGGGTAATCAGTGGGTGTACATAATGCTTTTAACATGGGAGGGAAGTGACTGTCATCAAGCTTAGTAATTGCTACTTGAATCTGAGAGTACTTCTGAATCCACCTATGTCTAAGTGGGCCTTCGTTTTGTTTTTATAGCAAACTTTTTGAAGAACTAGCTCAGTGATCGGAAAGGATAGAACTCTTTCAAAATTAAACATGACTGTGCCTCACCCCTCACTTACTACATTAGTTTGGGGACTTGTGTGGGGTAGAGGGTGGAGACCATATTTGTGTATTGTAAAAAGTTTTAAAGCCCCCTACACACTTCTTCCTTTTCCAACTAGAAACACAATTGCAtatctacatttatttaaatatatatacatttaatgttTATAACCATCATGGACCCTTAATGACAGGCTATGTTtagagaaatgcatcattaagcagtttcattgtgtgaacatcatagagttaCACAAACCTACGTGGTGTAGTCTgctgcacacctaggctatatggtatggcTTATAGCTCCTAAGCTACAAACCCGTACAGCATGTGactgcactgaatactgtaggtaattataacacaatggtaaatatctgtatgtctaaacatatctaaacgtAGAAAACGTGCAGTAAAAATACGGTATTATAACTTATGGGACCAGTGTTGTAAAAGTGCTTTGTCATTAACCAAAATGTTATgcagcacatgtctgtagtcacTGGTAATCCAATGCACTTTAAACAGTGTTTAGTATGAGGACCATGGAtttgctttatttctccttttaaatatttcattgttgtGACTTATTtcataaagtaatttaaaataatttttgtggtTAGAGCAACAGAGGAGAATAAgacacttaaaataattaaacatgtccatgtttgtatactCTGGAGGTAACTCCTGAATGAGAGTAGATAGCTGAGGACAGTTATTACAATTTTAAGTTTAGGTTAAGTCTTTATTGAACAGCCTGAAATTTGGTTAAAACAGGCCCCCATCATCTAATATAAAGGATAAACAAACAAtcgaaaaacagaaaacaattttttcctttttgcttcctGGTGGGTACTTCAAAATATTCCCAGGTGTCCCCAGTTGTCTTATATCCTGTTTAAGAAAAATCTGATGAGCAGTGAAGAATTCTACCCATTGAGCATCAGTATCTCTTAGAATATGCCCTACATTTCCATTTTGGAAACTAGGTATGTTTCATAAGCCTTTACCTTACCTGAGCAAAAGGTATGTTAAAAAGTATGTTAAGGTACCTCCTTTGTTAGCCTTCATGTATGAAATATATGGCAAAAGTAGGCTACAGCGGTGTCTATGTGCTGCCTCTATAGCCtgttgaaaagaaaaactgattaTTTTTAGTGAAGCTGTTTAAATTCTGTACTTAATGGGCATGCTGACAGTACATTTAACTTGCTTATGAGTTACAAGTCAGAAGCAGGGCTAAAAGTAAGCTATCTTTAAATATTACTTTAATTTATATCATATTGTCTTTCATTATCTGAGTACTGAAGcccacaaatggaagaacattgctacaaagtcttaaatttaaattttatagttgAATAATTCTCTGAGAATTTGCTATTCTTTATTATGTCtagtgaaagttttaaaaattgtaagcGTTCTCAAAAGAAGGATAAATAATTGTGTATCTTTTTTAAACTAGTGTTCAGAATCAAGTGGATGAAGTTATTGATGTCATGCAAGAAAATATTACAAAGGTAATTGAGAGAGGGGAGAGACTAGATGAACTACAGGACAAATCAGGTACAGATCTTCATGTATTTCTTGATATTACTAATCTGTTTGCTAGTTTTTGTCTTCTACTTGTCTAGCCAACGTTTACAAATCTTGGCTTAGGAAATTGGCATTTGGTTCTTAAGTGTATGATTTTAATGGTTTAATTTTAACTCCTTTACTTTGAGTCATCttattgtttcattattttttaattgttcagtggagaatgaagaatttaaaatttcattgttGAAGAGTGAAGAGTagagctgttttttcttttgccctGTGATATTGATGAACTTTGTGTTTCTCATGATCTCAGGGCCTAAAGACCTACTCACTTTTCAACACTTGTTTCAAACTTatctgctatttttattttatgttttatttggtAACTTAGTCACCTTTCTTTACTTTCAGTCATTACACCTATAACCTATACCTATACCTATACCTATACCTATACCTATACCTATACCTATACCTATACCTATACCTGGCACGTACTTGCCACTCAAATATTGTTTGAATGGTGAATGGCTGAATACCTGATTAATCTTTGAcagactttagaaaaaaaaaaaacctcgcttagtcacatttaaaatgtatattgttttcctttaaaatcagTCACTTTTGATATCTTCTAAGAAGCTAACTTCtcaacatgtaattttttttctagaggtgTGCCaagtatttgaatttttaaagagtATATTTCTTACTAGAATTCCTAAGTTTATTTATAAGCATTAAGGCCCTAAAAAgacttttcttaattttataataaaaaagaagtgaGCAAACTGATCTGCAagctgttttttgctttttgttttcatttttttaataatgtAGAATGCCAGAGTTTGTGGGTGGAAAAAAGGGAGAATGCTGTTTTCATGCTTAAAAGGGAATAAATTTGCAGaagtagaaattaatattttcttatctttgtgTGACTAGATAAAAGAATCCTGTTATGTCGTTTAATCCTTCTCTCCATCCTCTATGTGATATAGAAAGCTTATCGGATAATGCAACAGCTTTTAGCAACAGATCCAAACAACTTCGAAGGCAAATGTGGTGGCGTGGATGCAAAGTAAGTAAATCAGAAGCTACTGGATAGACTGGTCAGCATCTGTGGTGGTATtcaaacacatgaagaaaaaagGGCCTCTAGAGCATAACCTCTGTGAGAACAGGGCCTATAACTGTCCTGAGACATGGTAGaaattcagtaaatacttgttaacTTAATTGCTTTTGGGATAGGGATAACTAAATAAATCAGTATGCCTAAAAGGAtgttttcatagatttttttaatgaaagtaatccacattttattaatatttgactACCTCTAGACTTATTAActtaaaacaaatatacattttttcttgaaatttactGTTAATACTTTTTTGGAGCAACCTCTATAGCATTATGTAGAGATATCAAAAGTAGGAGCTAGAGAAAAATATGACTTTCGGTTGAAAgggtaaaaaataaaagcttacaTATCCGAATCTGTTAAGACAAATGGAGTTAAGAAAAAACTCCACTTCCCTCAttattccagaaaaataaaaagtaaaagaaatttttaccatttttaacaAGGAAAACATTGGAATCACTACATACTAATATATACTCCTGCAAAACATTGTATAGAAATACATTTACTTCTTAAATCAACTGTGGCTACTAATCATtaacagaaaatgtttttcaCGTTATATGagcaaatcttttctttttttctcctgattCTAGTTATAATTTTTGGCTTTGTTTAAAATTTAGACATGAACTCACTGTTTTTAGTCTCTCATTTTCAATTTCAAGTTTAGCAAtaactcctcttttttttttttgagatggagttttgctcttgttgcccaggcttatctcggctcaccacaatatcaccgcaacctctgcctccagggttcaagtgattcttctgcctcagcctcctgagtagctggaattacagacatgtgccaccatgcccagctaattttgttttttttgtttttttgtttttttagtagagacggggtttctccatgttggtcaggctggtcttgaactcctgacctcaggtgatccgcctgccttggcctcccaaagtgctgggattacaggcatgagccactgcaccagccagcAATAACTTTCTAAACCTGACTTAGCCATATACTGAGGATTTTTTCCAAGAGTTAccttggatttatttatttttatttgtctacCTATTGAATCGTCCTGCTTTCAGAAGTGGAACTGAGGGAAGAAATATGTTTCATTTCTCCCCTTGTTcagaatttaaattttctattctattttatttattctttaaagaataaatttattttctttaaagtctttttttttttttttttttgtggcactCTTGCTGTgtctccgaggctggagtgcagtggcgcaatcttggctcactgcaacctctgcctcctaggttcaagtgattctcatgcctcagcctcctaagtagcccaggttcaagcgattctcctgccttagcctcctgagtagctggaattacaggcatgtgccaccacacctggctaatttttgtatttttagtagagacggggtttcactatcttggccaggctggtcttgaacttctagcctcgagcaatctgcccacctcagcctcccaaagtgctggattacaggcgtgagccaccacaccttgcctaAAGCTTCTATATCTATAGAAATTTTCTGTTCTGTGGGctaatttagaaaaacaaaaagtccaTGAGCCACTCACCCCTTCTCTCTCCCAAACTCATGTACCCTATTCATGTATCCACAAAAAGATGGTCATAATGTACATTTtgcctagctttttttttaaccattgctAAAAATGTTTGCTTTGTACTTTATGGGGTTTGGGTCAGAGGAATAGCATGCTTTTAAGGAGGAAAAACATtgagtcatatttttaaatagtcatcACCTTGAGAACCTCTGGGGAATAGCATCGACCATGTAATGAAAATCATTGTTCCATAATGTAACAAACACCATTTACAGTAGCGAGtattcttcatttattattttctaatgctTAGTTTCCTTCAGTTTTACTGTGCCTCATTAATACTTCATTGTGCTACTGTTCATCTGGGGCAGCCTCCCTGTGCCTGCCATTTTCTAGATTGACTTCCATAATGGTAATTTCAGAAGGGTTTTAAGAAAAAGGATATAAGGGCAGAACGCAGATCAGGAGTTGCCAGTGGCTAAGGGGGATGTCGTGCAGTTGGAGACTCACAACAGGTCATGAGGAAACTTGTTAAGGGTGATGGTGGAAATGTCCTATATTTGATTGTGGTCATGTTTATTAACAGCTggatatatttgtcaaaacctatCAAAAGTATTTTAAGAGGATAAGTTTTATTCTGTGTAAAGTGTATCTCAATATAcctggctttaaaaataaatgagttaataaaattATCCATAGGTGGGGAAAGAGAATCGCTAACACCTCTCTTAATATATCTAGGGGCTGTGAAGCTCTTGTATGTTTAACAGATTTTTGTTCATGTTATTTGGAATAAGAGAGCTTTGGACTTGCATGAATACTGCCATTTGGAGCTGTAAACATTTTCTGCCCAGTGTTAGAAACCCAAGGAAGAAAACTCTATTCATTGAGgtgttttaaaattgatattgATGTTTTCATTCAAATCTTCTGAAGTAAAGCCAAACACACGTTTAACAGGGCAAATTAATGTACATTTTAGGTAAAGTTGAAAAACTACCGTAgaaattccaaattattttagaaatgtttcagATTAATAAAAAAGGCTTAAAGTACTTTAGTTTATCATATAAACTGAACCTCTATGATTTGATGGGCTTATTACTAATGTGAGACCAGAGAAAATATACAGTATTTTAGCAACTCTGTTCAAGTGTCAAGATATGATGAATAACATAGGCCATGCAATTCGAATGGTTCAATACATAGAAGGTAGCAGTTTATAGCACTTTTTTTCAAAGTATATGAGAATTCTGTTAGTTTTTTCTCCCCTTACtttcttctttgcatttttatctccattttgagGAATATATTTTAGATTCTTTATGAATAGCCTCATTTAATAAGCAACTTTGCCTAAGAGCATTCTGTGTCAGTTTTGTAGTTAAGAAACCTTAAGGTGATGAGATGATTTAGTATGATGCAGTAAATAGAACAACAAATAGTCTTGACTTTATTAACAagtcaaatattaatatatattgccCTTTTGTGTGTTGTAGATAAAAGCCATCATGGCTTTGGTTGCTGCTATCCTTTTGCTAGTGATtatcagtaagtatttattggaTTATTACTTCCTAGGGTATCATTTGTTTTGGAGTTCATTTTAAttcccttttattttcagttgacCTTGTATGTCTGAAGTCAGGATTGAATAATGACTTCTGACCTGTCTCAGGAGCTCTTAGAATCTATTGATCTCTGAAAATGCTCTTAAGTAATATGTAAAATTTATGtgaatatgtatatgtacatttttatggAGAGAGGGTCTATATCTTTTGTCAGATTCTCAAAGGGAACTCCTGTTCTGCCCCCAACCCTCACCCCCAAATCCAGGGCTAAGTGATTTGTTCAAGGCCAAATCTGGTTCCTATTACACTAAGGTCTAAAATactcattttctatttattattaactCTCAGGAATGGCAGTTTGCATTTTGTAATATTGTTTTGGAAGGATAAATCCAAATACGTTctccagatgatttttttttgtttggtttttgttttgttctgtagTTGAGCATAATTTCCATCATTAAAGCATGATTCCTTCCCGTCCTTTTTCCcttaatgttcttttaaaaatcagatcatTTTAAATACCTCTTTTTCTTCAAGGCCTGTCTACCTATGTTTACAGAGAGGTTTTATGACGCTTTGGAAAGTAtctaaaaataatcatttgaaaaattatattatgctgttatctttttaaacagaaaaaaatgttttgttacaAAGAAATACAGTCAGTCCTCATTATTCATAGATTCTGTGTTTGCAAATCCAGTTACcaggtaaaatttatttgtaaccccaaaatcaGTACTCATGGTGCTTTCACAGTCATTTACAGACATTTTCAGAGTAACAAAAAATTGTAAGTCCCCCAACCCACACATCCCTAGCTGAGGTTAAACAAAGCCATTTCTGCCTTTTTATTTCAGCACTCATAacataaacattctttttgtagtctatttagtaccacattttctgcattgttgtgctttttgttggtgatttcagTGTTTAAAATGGTCCCCACACATGGTGCTGAAGTGCTCTCTAGTGTTGCTCAGTACAAGAGAGCTGTGATGTGTCTTC is a window encoding:
- the VAMP4 gene encoding vesicle-associated membrane protein 4, with protein sequence MPPKFKRHLNDDDVTGSVKSERRNLLEDDSDEEEDFFLRGPSGPRFGPRNDKIKHVQNQVDEVIDVMQENITKVIERGERLDELQDKSESLSDNATAFSNRSKQLRRQMWWRGCKIKAIMALVAAILLLVIIILIVMKYRT